The window TTTACGCGGGATGAGGCCGAGGGCCAGCACGCCCAGCTGTTCGGCCTCCAGCTCGTGCGCATCGCGCGCCGCGCCATGGACCAGAATGCCGGCCCAGCCATTGGCCGCCGCAAGCTTTGCAAGGTCTCCGCCGACCATGGACCGGCGAAGGCTCGCCCCGCCATCGATGACCAGCACCCGGCCCTCGCCCGGCTCCGACAGAGCTTCGCGCACCCGCGAATTATCTTCATAGGCCAGAATGGTCTCGATAGGGCCATGAAACACCTGCCGCCCGCCATAATGGGTGAAGAGCGGCGCCAGCACGCGCACCTTGTCCGGGTAGGTGTCGCAGAGGTCTGCGGTGTGGGGCATGGGTTTTGTCCCTCGTCCTTCGAGCACCACGTGTCCGATGGATGAGGGGCGCATCAAGCATTCCCCCGTCCTTCCAGACACAACTCTCAGCGTCATTCCGGAAAGCGCGTCAGCGCTTATCCGGAACCCAGAGATCATCAAAAACGCTGGGTTCCGGGTCTACGCTGCGCTTCGCCCGGAATGACGCATAAGAGGTGCGAATTACTCCGCCGCGCTCGCCTTGAACTGGGCGGTTTCGGTGCTTTCGCCCATGGCGGTCGTGGAGGCATTGCCGCCCGACAGGGTGAGGTTCACCTTGTCGAAATAGCCGGTACCCACTTCGCGCTGGTGGCGCGTGGCGGTGTAGCCATCCTTCTCGGCCCCGAACTCGGCCTGTTGCAGCTCTGAATAGGCGCCCATGCCCCGGTCGCGATAGCCGCGCGCCAGCTCGAACATGCCGTAATTGAGCTGGTGGAAGCCAGCCAGCGTGACGAACTGGAACTTGTAGCCCATCGCGCCCAGCTCGCGCTGGTAGGTCTCGATGGTGGCCTTGTCCAGATTGGCTTCCCAGTTGAAGGAAGGCGAGCAGTTATAGGCCATCATCTTGCCCGGATAGGCTTTCTGGATGGCTTCGGCAAAGCGCTTGGCCTCTTCCAGATTCGGCTTGGAGGTCTCCCACCACAGGAGGTCAGCCACTTTCGCGTAGGCAAGGCCGCGCTTGATGCAGTGCTCCACGCCAACGCCGCTTTTCAGGCGGAAGAAGCCTTCGGCCGTGCGGCCCGCGTCGAAATCGATAAACTCGTGATCGCGCTCGTCAATATCGGAGTTGATGAGCGTGGCTGATTCCGCGTCCGTGCGCGCGACGGTGATGGTCGGCACGCCCATGATGTCAGCGGCCAGACGCGCGGCATTGAGATTGCGCTCATGCTGGCTGGTCGGGATCAGCACCTTGCCGCCCAGATGCCCGCACTTCTTCTCGGCTGCCACCTGGTCTTCAAAGTGGACGCCAGCAGCGCCCGCCTCGATGAAGGCCTTCATGATCTCAAAGCAGTTCAGCGTGCCGCCAAAGCCGGCTTCGGCATCGGCCACGATGGGGGCAAACCAGTCACGGCTCGCCTTGCCGGTCTCGGCCACTTCGATCTGGTCGGCGCGCTGGAGCGTGCGGTTGATCTTGCGGGCGAGCTCCGGCGCGGAATTGGCCGGATAGAGCGACTGGTCGGGATACATCGCGCCTGCGGTGTTGGCGTCGGCGGCAACCTGCCAGCCGGAGAGGTAGATGGCTTTCAGGCCAGCACGCACCATCTGCATGGCCTGATTGCCCGACAGGGCGCCCAGCGCATTGATGTAAGGCTCGCTGTTGAGCAGCTGCCAGAGGCGGGCCGCGCCGCGCTCGGCGAGCGTATGGCTGATCTGCACGGAACCGCGCAGCTTGATCACCTCTTCAGCGGTGTAATTGCGCTCAATGCCGTCAAAACGGCCCGGTGCGGCGGCGGGGACGAGATCGTAAAATGTGGTCATGGCAGACCTCCTCAAGCTAAAACTTGTAGGTTTCATACACCCAGCGGGCGCGAACGGCACATATGACCGCATATAAAAGCGGAATGCGTGTCGCATATTGATGCAAATCAATTTGTGTGGTTGTAATTATTCATACATGGAGCTGACGCTGATGGACGCTGGCCAGCAGGAAAAACTGTATGCGGGCGCGCGCTTGCGCAGGCTGCGCCGTGAGCTGGGCCTGTCACAGGCCGAGTTCGCCGAAACCGTCGGCATATCGGCAAGCTATCTGACCTTGCTGGAACGCAATCAGCGCCCGGTGACGGCGCGCGTGCTGCTGGCGCTGGCCGAAAGCCATGATGTGGATGTGCGCGCCTTTGCCGCCGAGTCCGACCGGCAGACGGTCAGCGATCTGACAGAGGCGCTGGGCGATCCGGTTCTGAAGGGCGCGGAGCTGGACCAGCGCGACATAAGAGAGCTGGCCGACGCCCATCCGCGCGCGGCCGAGGCCATGGCGCGCCTGTTCCAGGCCTATCGGGAGGCACAAGGCAATGCGGCTGAGCTGGCCTCGCGCCTGGCGGACGGGCCTTCAGCCCCCACGGGCTCGCTCCTGCCACTGGAAACGGTACGCGATGCGCTGGACAATGCGCAAAACCATTTTCCCCAGCTGGAAGATGCCGCCGATGCCCTGCGCGAGGCCGCCCGTCTTGACGATCTCGGCCGGACACAAGGCATGCATGATTATCTGCGCCGCCAGCACGGGGCGGCGGTGCGCGTCTATGATGACAGCGTAATGGCCGGCACGCTGCGCCGTTTCGACTTTCATGCACGCAAGCTTCTGCTGTCCGAACTCCTGTCGCCTGCCGGAAAGGACTTTCAGACTGCGCTGACCATGGTGCTGCTCGACTGCGCTGATGTGCTGGACGCGGTGACAGCGCGCGCGGCCCTGCCAGATCCTGTCACCGCGCGCCTGTTGCGGGCCAATCTGGCCGGATATACCGCCGCCGCCCTTCTCATGCCCTATGACAGCTTCCACCAGGCCGCTGAAGGCACAGGCTATGATGCCGAAGCGCTGAGCTACCGCTTTGGCATCAGCTATGAGCAGGCCGCCCACCGGCTGACCACGCTGAACCGCCCTTCCCGGCGCGGCGTGCCCTTCTTCCTCATGCGCATCGATCAGGCGGGCAATGTGACCAAGCGCTTCGGTGGCGGGGTGATCCCGTTTGCGCGCTCTGGCGGGGGATGCCCGCGCTGGCCGGTACACGACGCTTTCCGCATGCCTGAGCGCAGCCACACCCATACCGTCGAGCTGACCGATGGCACTCAGTACGTATCCGTTACACGTGCCGTGACCCGCCCCCTGCCCGGCGGCGGCGCGGCGCTGCAGGCCGTTGTGCTGGGATGCGAGGCAAAGCATGCAGACCGGCTGGCACTAAAACCCTCATCGGGTGCGCCCATCGGCATCGGCCTGACCTGCCGGCTGTGCGAGCGCGAGATGTGCGCCCAGCGCGCCTTCCCGCCCTTGCAGCGCAATCTGAAGATAGAGCCGCACACAAGGCCAGTGGCGCCGTTTGCCTTTAACTAGAGGCGGCAAACAAAAAGGGCCGGAGCGATGCTCCGGCCCTTCCCGTTTCAAGGTTTCTTGCGAAACCTAGAAGCGCGTGCGCAGCGTGATGCCGTAGGTGCGCGGAGCACCCAGGAAGGCAGCATAGCTGGCCGTGTTGCGCGGCTGGGTCCACTCACCAGCATCAAAGCCGGCCTGACCACGGCGGCCTTGCGCGAAGGCGTCAATCGCGACCTGAGCGTAGGTCTCGTCGGTGAGGTTGCGGCCCCACAGTTCGAGGAACCAGCGTTCGTCGTTCGAGCCGATGCCGATACGGGCATTAATCAGCGTGAACGCGTCCTGGAACTTCTCCGGGTCGTTGTCAGAGCCGGTATTGTAGCCAGACACGTAGCGGCTATCGAGGCCCATACGGGTGATGAGATTATTGCCCAGAGACGCTTCGTAGTTCACCGCGAGATTGAAGAAGTGCTCCGGTGACAGCGAGAAGCTCTCACCCTCCAGCGCGTCGATCAGACCATCGCCGGTATCCACCGTCTCATAGAGCGTGTTGACGTAGGCATAGCCGCCCGAGATATCGAGCCCGTCGACCGGGGTGAGCCAGAGGAAGTCGAACTCGGCGCCGTAGGAGCGGGCCTCATCCACCGACTCCACCACGAAGGCGGTGCCGTTGAAGGTGTTCAGCTGGAAGTCCTCAATGTCCTGGTAGAACAGGTTACCATTGAGCTGCAGAACGTTGCCGAACAGGGTCGACTTGAAACCGGCTTCCCAGGCGGAGATGGTTTCGGGCGCGAACGAGGTGTCCACGTTCGTGTAACCGGTCGCATCAAATGGCCCGTTGAACTGGCGGTCGAGGTTGAAGCCGCCAGCCTTGAAGCCACGCGAGTAGCCGCCATAGATCATCACGTCATCGGTCAGGTCATACTGCGCGCGCAGCGTGCCCGACACTTCCTCGTCCGTGCGCGACTGGTCATAGCCGTTCGCGTCCAGGCCGGAGCGGGCATAAGGCAGACACATATTGCCAATCGCAACCGAGCCAAGAATGACGTCGTTCATGGTCAGAAGACCTGCCTGAACGGCTGGCGCGGCAGACTGCTGGAACCCGGCAATGGGATCAAACCCGAACGCGCCTTCCAGCGCGGCGCAGGCCGCCGGGGAGTTGGTGGAGAAGCTCGCCGTCAGGTCTTTCTCCTCACGCGTATAGCGCAGGCCCGCCGTCACCGAGAAACGGTCCGTGAAGGCGTAGGTGTTGTGGGTGAAAGCCGCCCAGCTTGTGGCGGTCTGGTTGTAGATATCCTGATTCACGCCGGTGCCAGCGACGATCGCCTGGCCGACAGGGATATTCACCGCACCACCCGTCAGGTTGGAGATGGTCTGGCTGACGCCCGCGACGTTGCCCGCCAGCAGGATGCCCAGGAAGGGCTCCCAGTCCGCGCCAAAACGAATGGAATCGCCCAGTTCAAGCTCTTCACGCGAGTAGAAACCGCCGACGAGCCAGTCGAGATTGCCGCGTACGCCCTGCAGGCGGAATTCCTGGCTGAAACGGTCAAGGTCAGTGAAATTGCCATCCAGACGGTTGGCTATGTCCAGGCTGGAATAGTCGACATCCTGGGTGCGCTCATTCTCCCAGTGGCGGAACGCCGTGATGGAGGTGAGAGTCGCACCGTCAAAATCCACATCGAACTCAGCCGAAAGGCCCCAGTCCGTCACGTCCTGCTGGTAGGGCGTGTTGGCGAAGGCCTGACGGGCAGACGGATCGGCCGGGCTCAGGACCTGACCGCCCAGCGAGCCGACAATGCCGACGATGGTCGGATCATAGTCCCACTGCACGGCCGAGCAGCAGAATTCGCTGCGGTCGGAGAAGTCGGCA is drawn from Glycocaulis alkaliphilus and contains these coding sequences:
- the rraA gene encoding ribonuclease E activity regulator RraA, whose product is MPHTADLCDTYPDKVRVLAPLFTHYGGRQVFHGPIETILAYEDNSRVREALSEPGEGRVLVIDGGASLRRSMVGGDLAKLAAANGWAGILVHGAARDAHELEAEQLGVLALGLIPRKTDKRSLGTRGISVSFAGVTFAPGDWLYADRDGVVVSAGKLEI
- the aceA gene encoding isocitrate lyase, whose protein sequence is MTTFYDLVPAAAPGRFDGIERNYTAEEVIKLRGSVQISHTLAERGAARLWQLLNSEPYINALGALSGNQAMQMVRAGLKAIYLSGWQVAADANTAGAMYPDQSLYPANSAPELARKINRTLQRADQIEVAETGKASRDWFAPIVADAEAGFGGTLNCFEIMKAFIEAGAAGVHFEDQVAAEKKCGHLGGKVLIPTSQHERNLNAARLAADIMGVPTITVARTDAESATLINSDIDERDHEFIDFDAGRTAEGFFRLKSGVGVEHCIKRGLAYAKVADLLWWETSKPNLEEAKRFAEAIQKAYPGKMMAYNCSPSFNWEANLDKATIETYQRELGAMGYKFQFVTLAGFHQLNYGMFELARGYRDRGMGAYSELQQAEFGAEKDGYTATRHQREVGTGYFDKVNLTLSGGNASTTAMGESTETAQFKASAAE
- a CDS encoding helix-turn-helix domain-containing protein — its product is MDAGQQEKLYAGARLRRLRRELGLSQAEFAETVGISASYLTLLERNQRPVTARVLLALAESHDVDVRAFAAESDRQTVSDLTEALGDPVLKGAELDQRDIRELADAHPRAAEAMARLFQAYREAQGNAAELASRLADGPSAPTGSLLPLETVRDALDNAQNHFPQLEDAADALREAARLDDLGRTQGMHDYLRRQHGAAVRVYDDSVMAGTLRRFDFHARKLLLSELLSPAGKDFQTALTMVLLDCADVLDAVTARAALPDPVTARLLRANLAGYTAAALLMPYDSFHQAAEGTGYDAEALSYRFGISYEQAAHRLTTLNRPSRRGVPFFLMRIDQAGNVTKRFGGGVIPFARSGGGCPRWPVHDAFRMPERSHTHTVELTDGTQYVSVTRAVTRPLPGGGAALQAVVLGCEAKHADRLALKPSSGAPIGIGLTCRLCEREMCAQRAFPPLQRNLKIEPHTRPVAPFAFN
- a CDS encoding TonB-dependent receptor; protein product: MKMKFVRAALLAAASPIVLAGGAFAQTAGEPGAQRQLEVITVTAQQREQSLQDVPVAVSAFNQAQLENSGIQDIKDLIALAPGLMVTSTQSETITTARVRGVGTVGDNFGLESSVGVYIDGVFRARNGVGFGDLGELERIEVLRGPQGTLFGKNTSAGVLNIMTQQPEFEFGGQAELQVGNYDLRRLSGSITGPIVEDQLAFRLFAVTNQRDGFTTMNLRDGGTMTVTDSENQDYYSIRGQLLWTPSATVTGRIIADFSDRSEFCCSAVQWDYDPTIVGIVGSLGGQVLSPADPSARQAFANTPYQQDVTDWGLSAEFDVDFDGATLTSITAFRHWENERTQDVDYSSLDIANRLDGNFTDLDRFSQEFRLQGVRGNLDWLVGGFYSREELELGDSIRFGADWEPFLGILLAGNVAGVSQTISNLTGGAVNIPVGQAIVAGTGVNQDIYNQTATSWAAFTHNTYAFTDRFSVTAGLRYTREEKDLTASFSTNSPAACAALEGAFGFDPIAGFQQSAAPAVQAGLLTMNDVILGSVAIGNMCLPYARSGLDANGYDQSRTDEEVSGTLRAQYDLTDDVMIYGGYSRGFKAGGFNLDRQFNGPFDATGYTNVDTSFAPETISAWEAGFKSTLFGNVLQLNGNLFYQDIEDFQLNTFNGTAFVVESVDEARSYGAEFDFLWLTPVDGLDISGGYAYVNTLYETVDTGDGLIDALEGESFSLSPEHFFNLAVNYEASLGNNLITRMGLDSRYVSGYNTGSDNDPEKFQDAFTLINARIGIGSNDERWFLELWGRNLTDETYAQVAIDAFAQGRRGQAGFDAGEWTQPRNTASYAAFLGAPRTYGITLRTRF